In the Acidobacteriota bacterium genome, ACGAGGTAGCGGCCAACTCCGAGTGCGCGTGGCGCAACTGTTGCCCGGAGAGATCCCCACGATTCTTGAAGACCGTTACATAGCGCAGACGGATATCGTTCTTCAGATCGGCGATGCGCAGAGCCCAGCAACGCAGCAGCGCCGCGATCTCCGCCTCCGGCGCGAAGGAAAGTTCGTGATAATGGTCCGGGCTTTCGATGATCACCTCATGCGCGCCCAGGTTGCGCATGCGGTCATAGATGCCCTCGGCCTGGCGGTCCGCGCCGCCCTCGACGGTATAAAGCGGGGACGGGTGCGGGTAGACGCGAATCGCCCCCGGCACGCCATGAGCTGGGCTAGACGACGGGCCAGGTGACTGAATGGCGAGGATCGGCGCGAGCGGCGCGGCGATTTTAGGCGTCAGCGGACCCGCATCCAGACAATATGGACACGGGCTTTCCGGCCCGCCTGTCTCGTCGTTATTTCCAGCCAGCACCCAGCTTCTGGTGATGGGGTCTTTACGCAGTTCCATACTGACGGATCATCCCCGCGACGAACATTCCTGCCCGCGAGGAAAATTCCTGAACGGCCATTCTACATCCTCGCGCGCCTGACTGCCCGGCACAATCGCATATCGGTAGTGGGTCAGCTTGAATCTGACCAGGAAACTTTTCCCTAGCCCAGGCCTTTAGGCCTGGGTTTGCGGGGCAGAAAGAATTAGAGCCCCTTTCAGGTGGCTTCGTGCAGAGAGACTGTACGACATATGGAGAACATCGCAGCGCAAGCCCCGTAAACGGGGCTAAGGAATACCAAGGGAATCGCCGACCCAGGCCTAAAGGCCTGGTCTAGAAAAAAGGGAATTCCAAACTGACCCACTACCCGAATATTCGCCCCCTGCCAGTTAATACCACATGCGGGCGACAGGCCCCGCGCAGGATGGTTCCAGAGTAGAATGAGACGAGGAGGCACTGCTTGCGCCATATTCTCCACACCCTCCATCGCACATTTGGGCAAATGAATATTATGACTCCCTGTTCCTGCTCGATCTCTCGTTCGCGGGCATCTTTGGCCTTATGTAGTCTGGCCACGCGATTGTCCATTCTGCTGTCCCTCACGCTTGCTGCTCCGGCGACGGCGCGCGCCGCCGATATGCGCGCGGGTGAAAACATTCGCGTGGTCGATGGCGAGACGGTCGCGGGCAATCTCTACGCCGCCGGAAGCGATATCGAGATCAGAGGGACCATCCAGGGAGATCTCATCGCCGCCGGCGGGCGCATCTCCATACCGGGCACGGTTGCCCACGACATCGCCATGGTGGGCGGCGAGTTGGAGATTTCCGGCAAGGTGGATGGCGACGTTCGCATGGCGGGCGGGCAGGTTACCGTAGGTGGTGAAATTACCGGTGATCTGGTGGTGGCGGGCGGCACGGTGCGCCTGCTGGCTGGCGCGGTGATCGGAGGCGAAACGTTGCTGGCTGCCAGCGAACTGCGCATCGACGGCATCGTCAATGGCTCATTGAATGCCGCCTCGAATGTTACCCGCATCGAAGGGACCATCAAGGGACCGGCCCACGTCCGCACCACCCGACTCGAGTTCGGTGAACGCGCCACGCTGGAAAATGAGCTGGCCTACTTTGCGCCGCAGGAAGCCGACATTCCGCCCACGGCGCAAATCACCGGCCCCATCCATTACGAAATGACTTCCGGTATGGACCAGTCCTGGCTCTATGGAATCATGCGGCGGCTGGGTGCCGCGTTGTTCTATCTGTCCTTCGCCATGGGACTGGCCGGCGGCCTGCTCGGCGTATCGCTATTTCCCAAGACCTCCACTGAATTATTGCAGCACATCACCAGGAATTTTGGTGCGGAGTTCCTACGCGGCTTCGTGCTGTTTTTGGTGATGCCACCGGTATTTTTCCTGCTGATGGTAACCGTGGTGGGAGTCCCGGTGGCGGTGCTGAGCGGCATGATTCACCTGGGCTTCGGCATCGTTTCCGTCATTTATGCCGCCGTTCTCGCTGGCGCGCTGCTGCGGCGGGCCGTACTCCACAAGGATGAGACCGTCGCCAACTGGAAAGCGGTGCTGGTGGGCATTCCGTTATTGTTTCTTTTGAGCCTGATTCCGCTGCTCGGTTTCCTCGTCAACACCACCTTATTTCTCGCAGTCTTTGGCGGCATCTACGGCCGCTTCTGGTCGCTGGTGCGGCGCGAGCAACCGGCGGCTCCGGCGGCGATCTCCGAGTAGGCGCAGCTTGTATTTTGTTTGGAATTTGCTCGGCATTTGTTTGGCATTTTTCCCGAAACATTGAGTTGCACTGCTGACCGCCATGTATACGGACGACACCATTGCCGCGATTGCCACTCCCTCCGGACACGGCGGCATCGGCATTGTGCGTCTCTCGGGCGGCAAGTCCTGGAAGATCGCCGGGCTAATTCTGCGCCCCCGGCAGGAGGGTACAAACCGCGAGGGTATTCCTCTCGAACCCTGGCGCACTCATCTCGCCGTGGTGGCTAGCGAAGAAGGCGATGCCATCGATCATGCGCTGGTAACCTCGTTTCGCAAGCCGCAATCCTATACCGCCGAGGACATGGTGGAGATCGCCTGCCACGGCTCGCCCGTGGTGTTGCGGCTCGTGCTGGAGCGCTGCCTGGCAGCGGGCGCGCGGCTGGCCGAGCCGGGCGAGTTTACCATGCGCGCGTTTCTCAATGGCCGCATCGACTTGGCCCAGGCCGAGGCGGTCCGCGACCTGATCGAAGCGCGCACGTTGTTTCAAGCTAAGGTCGCCGCGCAGCAGGTGGAGGGCAGCGTCGCCCAGTGGGTGTCGCCCATCAAGCGCGAGCTGACCGACTTGATCGCTTTTCTCGAAGCGGGCATCGACTTCGCCGAGGACGACGTCAGCGTGATGAACACGCCGGAGATCATCTCGCGCATGGACCGCGTGATGATCCCGCTGGGACGGAGCCGCGAGACCTTCGCCGCCGCACGCATCGCCCATGACGGACTGAATCTCGCCATCGTAGGCCGTCCCAACGTGGGCAAGTCCAGCCTGTTCAACCGGCTCATCCAGCAGGACCGCGCCATTGTAACGGCCACGCCGGGCACCACGCGCGATCTGGTCTCTGAAACCGTGGAGATCGATGGCATCCCGCTGCGCTTCGTCGATACCGCGGGCATTCGCCAGGCCTTTGACGAAGCCGAGAGCATCGGCATCCGCAAGTCGCAGGAGGCCGCGGCGGACTCCGATCTAACGCTGCTGGTGATCGACGGAACAGCTTGTGCCGACGGCCTCGCCGGCGACGATCAAGCTCTGCTGCAACGCCTGACCGCAGCCGGCAAGCTGCTGGTGGTGATCAACAAGTGCGATCTACCATTGCCTATTTCCCGCCCCGAACTCGCCAATCAAATTGGCACAGCGGCACTGCGGCTGACATCTGAGGAATCTGCGGATAAGCTTTTGGTGCAGTTCGTCTCCGCGCTGGATGGCGCCGGCATCGCCGAGTTGCGCCGCGCCATTCTCGCGCAGGCTGACCCGGCGCTGGCAGGCCAGCGGGAAACACAGTTGCTCACCAACCTGCGCCATCAGCAAGCGGTCACCGCGGCGCACGAATGTCTGCGGGCCGCGCGGCAGGCCGCCGAGACTCACCTCCCGCACGAGATGCTGCTGCTCGATCTGTATGCTGCGTTGCGCTCTCTGGATGAGTTGACCGGCGCCACCACCAGCGAAGACATTCTCACGAAAATCTTTTCGACGTTCTGCATCGGCAAGTAGCGGTCCGCAAAAGGAACGTCCCCTTCCATTTCATCTACTCTGAGGACTTGTTCGAGGTCGGATACCTCGTTGCCTGCCTAGGCTCCATTGACACCGCGCGCAGGACGCCGTAAATTCACAGGTGTACCGTTCCCCCGTCGAATCCCCAACGCGTCCTCCGCAGCCATGACCTGTTTTCGATGGCATTCTGGCGAAGGATGCAACAGGCAGGAGAAAGAAAATGAAAACTCTCAATTCAAGATTTGCAACAATTGGTTTGATCGCTCTAACGTCGGTGTCGCTGGCCTGCAATCGCGCGCCGGAGCAATCCGCATCCAATAGTCAACCGCCAGCGGGTACGGAGACCGCCCCGCCAGTTCCTGCGGCGGTACCGGCACCGGCTCCTGTTCCAGCACCCGTCGCTGCGGCCCCGGTTGCCCCAGCCGCCGCACCCGTCGCCAAACCGAAACCTGCCGCAGTGAAGCCGTCCGCTCCGAAAACGGAGACGGCGGCGGCGCCGGCTCCCGTCCCGACTCCGGTCGCCTCAGCTCCGGCTGCGCCCGCACCGCCTCCGGCGCCGAAGCCTGTTGTTCTGGAAGCTGGCACTGCGCTGAAGGTTCGCACTACCAACACTCTTTCCACCAAGCTGCACAAGGTCGGCGATACGTTTGAGGTTTCCCTCACCGAACCGATCGTGGTCGGTGGCAAGGAAGTGGTCGCGCGCAACACCATGCTGATGGGCCGCGTAGTGAGCTCCGATCCCGGCGGGCGCGTGAAAGGTGTGGCCAGCATGGCCGTGGAATTGAATCACCTGCACACGGCTGACGGCGGGATGCTGGAAATCGCCACCAACAGCTTCACAGTGGAAGCCGCGGCCTCGATTAAGAAAGACGCTGTGAAAGTGGGCGTCGGCGCAGCCATTGGCACCGCCATCGGTGCGATTGCCGGCGGCAAGAAGGGCGCTGGCATCGGCGCAGCAGCCGGCGCGGGTGCGGGAACTGCCGCGGCCATCGGCACGCGCGGCGACGCAGCCGAAATTGCCGGGGAATCAGTGCTGGACTTCACGCTGCGCTCTCCGATCACTCTGGCAACAAAATAACGGAACTCTCGCACCATCCACGCCAAGGGATGACGCGGCTACCAACGCATGCTGGAGTCCGTATGCATTGGTAGTCGCGTCAAGTGCCTGGCCTGGTGCCTGACTTGACGCCTGGCTTGGCGCGGGCGTTTCTCCACTCCGTTTACATGGCCCCGGCACTTTGTTGGTAACCTCCTCCACCCCATTGCGTCCGGGCCGCGCCTTGCGACACAATTGACGCTTCACGATGAAATCACGAACACCGCCTGCCGATAATCGACCTGTTTCGCGCCGAGCGAACTCCGCCAGTTCAATTCGGGCGCTGGCGACTGAACAATCACTTCTGATAAACACATCCATCAAAGCCCTCGATACGCTCAATTCAATTGCCATTGTCCACAGCATCCACCGCCAGGATTCCACCGTCTCGCAGGCCGTCGCCGCCGTGCTGCCACAGATCGCCAAGGTGGTGGATGCCGCGGTCAAGTCGTTGCGCAGGGGTGGACGGCTCATCTACGTCGGCGCTGGAACCAGCGGGCGGCTGGGGGTTCTGGATGCCGCGGAATGTCCACCGACGTTCGGAGTCTCGCCGGATAAGATTCTGGCGGTCATCGCCGGCGGCGCGCGCGCGCTGCTCCATGCCGCCGAGGCCGCAGAGGATGACGCCGCGCTGGGCGCGCGCGATGTGGCCGCAAAAAAAGTTGGCTCGCGCGATGTGGTGATCGGATTGAGCGCCAGCGGTCGCACCCCGTACACCGTGGGCGCGCTGCGCTATGCGCGCTCGCGCCGGGCCGTTACCGTGGCCATCGCCTGCAATTCGGACTCTCCACTCGAAAAGATCGCCCGCATCGCCATCACCCCGCTGACTGGACCGGAAATTCTCTCCGGCTCGACGCGCCTGAAGGCGGGCTTGGCGCAGAAGATGATCCTGCAGATGATCTCGACCGCAGTGATGACACAACTCGGCAATGTTTATCAAAACTACATGGTGGGCGTGCGCCCGACGAATGAGAAACTCGTCGCGCGCGCCTGCGGCATCATCTCGAAGATCACCGGCGCTTCGGAGCGCTCCGCGCGCGCCACCTTGCAAATGGCCGGCAACGATGTGCGCACGGCCATCGTCATGCTGCGCCGGAAACTCGATCGTGAGAAAGCGGCCCACTTGCTCGCTTTCCGCGCGGGCAATCTACGCAAGATCATTTAGCGGGCTTTGATTGAAATTCAATCGCCGGAAATTTATTAAATGTCACTACAGGCTCTCTTCGCTGCTCGTCTGCTAACCCCGCTGGAAGAGATGCGCGAAGGCGTCGTGTTGATCGAAGACGGGACCATCCGCGCCGCCGGTCCGCGCGCGGACATTGCCATACCCGCATCCGCAAAGCGCATCGAGCTGGGCGACAGGACAATTGCCCCAGGCTTCATCGATATCCACATCCACGGTGGCGTCGGACATGATGTGATGGAGGCCACTCCGAGCGCGCTGACGGCTGTCGCACGGCATTTGCTGCGGCGCGGGACAACCAGCTTCGTGCCCACCACCGTTTCGGCTCCCATCGCGCAACTGGAGCGCTCGCTCGACGGATTGCATCGCACGCTCAGCGCGTGGAAGCAATCTTCAACAACACCCGCCGCTGAGCCGCTGGGGATTCATCTGGAGGGCCCGTTCATCAGCGCCACCTGCCGCGGTGCGCACGGTCGCGCCGATCTGCAATTGCCGTCACTAGAATTGTTCGAGCGTCTGCGCGGCGCGGCCGGAGCGTGGCTGAAAATTCTCACGCTCGCTCCCGAGCTGCCCGGCGCGGCGGAGTTACAAAGTCATGCGCAACGCCACCGCGTGCAAGTCGCTTTGGGTCACTCCGACGCCAGCCACCAGCAGGCGCGCGACGCGATTGACGCCGGGGCGAGCCACGGCGTGCATATCTTCAACGCCATGCGCCGGTTCGCGCATCGCGAGCCGGGCATCCTCGGCGCGCTGCTGACCGACGACCGCATAATGGCCGAGGTCATCGCCGACGGCGTGCATGTGGCCCCGGCGGCGTTGCAGTTGCTCCTGCGAGCCAAGGGTGTTGCGCGCACGGTGCTGATCACCGACGCGGTCAGCGCGACAGGCATGACGCCGGGCCCCTACAGGTTGGGGGAGATGGAGATACTTCTCAGCGACGATCCGGCGACGGGCCTTCCGGCCTGCCGCAATCTGGAAGGCGCGCTGGCAGGCAGCGTGCTCACGCAGGACGCCGCCGTGCGCAACATGATGTCGCTCGCCGGCTCGACGCTCGCCGATGCGGTGCGCATGGCCAGCAGCAATCCCGCGCAGTTGCTGGGCCTTGGCGAACGCAAAGGAATCATCCGCGCAGGAGCCGACGCCGATCTGGTGATCCTGAATCCTGACGCGACCGTAGCCGGTGCCGTGGCGCGAGGCGCCGTGGAGATGTTCTAATCAATTTGATCGATGGTGTAACAGAGCCGCGACCGGAAGGGAGCGGTCACGCTCAACGATTGCTAGTGACCGTTGAGCGTGACTGCTCCCTTCCGGTCGCGGCTCTGTTCGAAATCTAGACTGTAAATTTCAGGGCGAACTGCATCTGGCGCGAGGGGCCGGCGTTGGCCAAGCGGCCGAAGTTGGGTGTGAACGCGATGCGGCCCGGGGCACCGACGAAATTGGTGTGGTTTACCATGTTGAACATCTCGGCGCGAAACTCCATCCGGCGCGTTTCGTGGAAGCGGACCTGCTTCATCAGCGAGAAATCCAGATTGGCTTCCCCAGCCTCGACGACCAGGTTGCGGCCAGCGTTGCCGAAGGTATAGGCGGCGGGCGGGGCGAAGGCGGCGATGTCAAACCAGCGCTCGGCGGTGCCGCCGCCGGGCAGGTTCGGATTGCGCAGCAGGTCGGGGCGCTGCGCCGGACCGGGGCCGATATTGGCGTTGTCGCCCGGCGTGTTCACCGTGATGGGCGCGCCTTTCTGGAATGTTCCGATCCCGGAGATGCTCCACCCGCCCAGCAACTTACCCGCCCAGCCGCCGGGATCGACGGCCTTCCCGGCGCCCAGCGGCAGCTCGTAGGAATAAGTGAAAACAAAGCGGTGGCGATGATCGAAACTGGAGAGCGCGTGCTCGGCGCGGTTGTCCCGGACGTTTTGCGGAATATTGAATTCGTGGAAGGTGGCGCCGGGATCGGAGGCGTCGTCGGTGGCCTTGGACCAGGTGTAGTTCGTGTCAAAAGTCAGTCCGCGTGAAAGTCTCTTCTCGAGTTTCAAAGTGAGTGAGTGATACTTCGACCAGCCGCCCCAGTGGATTTCACGGAAGCCGTTCAGCCGGGGATTAGGGCGGCGGGAAACGATGTCACCCGGCCCGGGCTCCGGGACGTTGGCCCAGGTGCTGTTGTCGGCCCCGACGATGTGCGAGCCGAAATAAGTGACCAGCACGGCCCAGTTAGTCGCCACTTCGCGCTGAATGCCTGCGGTCCAGGATTCGGCGTATTCGGAGCGGTAATCATAGCGCAGGCCGGAACCGCCGACCGGCGCGGGCGCCAGCAGCATGGTCGCGGTGCGCAGCGTGGGAACGCCCGTGTCGCGGGAAGTATCGACGGTTTTGTTGAAGTAAAAGGGAAGATTCTGCGCCAGAGCTTCATTAATGCTGTAGCCCGCCTGATTGT is a window encoding:
- the mnmE gene encoding tRNA uridine-5-carboxymethylaminomethyl(34) synthesis GTPase MnmE, which codes for MYTDDTIAAIATPSGHGGIGIVRLSGGKSWKIAGLILRPRQEGTNREGIPLEPWRTHLAVVASEEGDAIDHALVTSFRKPQSYTAEDMVEIACHGSPVVLRLVLERCLAAGARLAEPGEFTMRAFLNGRIDLAQAEAVRDLIEARTLFQAKVAAQQVEGSVAQWVSPIKRELTDLIAFLEAGIDFAEDDVSVMNTPEIISRMDRVMIPLGRSRETFAAARIAHDGLNLAIVGRPNVGKSSLFNRLIQQDRAIVTATPGTTRDLVSETVEIDGIPLRFVDTAGIRQAFDEAESIGIRKSQEAAADSDLTLLVIDGTACADGLAGDDQALLQRLTAAGKLLVVINKCDLPLPISRPELANQIGTAALRLTSEESADKLLVQFVSALDGAGIAELRRAILAQADPALAGQRETQLLTNLRHQQAVTAAHECLRAARQAAETHLPHEMLLLDLYAALRSLDELTGATTSEDILTKIFSTFCIGK
- the murQ gene encoding N-acetylmuramic acid 6-phosphate etherase; the protein is MKSRTPPADNRPVSRRANSASSIRALATEQSLLINTSIKALDTLNSIAIVHSIHRQDSTVSQAVAAVLPQIAKVVDAAVKSLRRGGRLIYVGAGTSGRLGVLDAAECPPTFGVSPDKILAVIAGGARALLHAAEAAEDDAALGARDVAAKKVGSRDVVIGLSASGRTPYTVGALRYARSRRAVTVAIACNSDSPLEKIARIAITPLTGPEILSGSTRLKAGLAQKMILQMISTAVMTQLGNVYQNYMVGVRPTNEKLVARACGIISKITGASERSARATLQMAGNDVRTAIVMLRRKLDREKAAHLLAFRAGNLRKII
- the nagA gene encoding N-acetylglucosamine-6-phosphate deacetylase; protein product: MSLQALFAARLLTPLEEMREGVVLIEDGTIRAAGPRADIAIPASAKRIELGDRTIAPGFIDIHIHGGVGHDVMEATPSALTAVARHLLRRGTTSFVPTTVSAPIAQLERSLDGLHRTLSAWKQSSTTPAAEPLGIHLEGPFISATCRGAHGRADLQLPSLELFERLRGAAGAWLKILTLAPELPGAAELQSHAQRHRVQVALGHSDASHQQARDAIDAGASHGVHIFNAMRRFAHREPGILGALLTDDRIMAEVIADGVHVAPAALQLLLRAKGVARTVLITDAVSATGMTPGPYRLGEMEILLSDDPATGLPACRNLEGALAGSVLTQDAAVRNMMSLAGSTLADAVRMASSNPAQLLGLGERKGIIRAGADADLVILNPDATVAGAVARGAVEMF